CTTCAACACCGCCATCGCCGCGCTGATCGAGCTGAACAACGCGATGGTGCCGCGGGAAACGATCCCCCGCGTGGTGGCGGATCCCTTCCTGCGGATGCTCTCGCCCCTGGCGCCCCACATCTGCGAAGAGCTTTGGGAGATGCTCGGCCGCGAAGAATCGATCTCACGGGCCTCCTGGCCCGCCTGCGACGAGAGCTATCTCGTCGAGGACGAGATCGAGATCGCCGTGCAGGTGATGGGAAAGCTGCGCGGGCAGATCCGCGTGTCGCCGGACGCCGACGAGGAGACGGTCCGCGCGCTGGCGCTCGCCGAAGAGAGGGTCGCCCGTCACGTCGAGGGGAAAACGATCCGCAAGGTGATCTATGTGAAGGGGCGCCTGATCAACATCGTGGCGAACTGATCGAGCGCGGTTGAGGAGCGGGAAAAGCGATGCGGCGGGCCCGGCGCCCGCCGTTTTTATGTATAAAAAAAACAGGCCGGACGGCCCGTTCTCGGCGCGCAGGCTGTCGGCCGGGGCTATCTCCCTTCCAAGCGCTTCGCGATCCGCTTCGCGAGGTCCGCCCCCTTCCCGTGGTCCAGCTTCCCCTTCGGCCAACCGATACCGAGACCCTTTTCCGCCGACGGCTTGGGGATGATGTGGAAGTGCACGTGCGGCACTTCCTGGTGCGCTTCCGCGAGGTTGTTCTGCAGCACGTTGTAAGCGGAAACGCCGGTCTCGGCCATTACGGCGCGCGCGATCCGCGGAAGGACGCGGCCGATCGCGGCGGCCGATTCGTCGGAGAGGCGATCCAAGGTTTCCGCCGGCTCCTTGGGGATGACCAGAGTGTGCCCTTCGCCGAGCGGAAAGATGTCGAGGAAGGCGAGCACGAGATCGTCCTCGTACACTTTGTGACAGGGGATCTCACCGCTCAGGATCTTGGTGAAGATCGTCTCCGCCATCGCCGCCCTCCCGCCCCGCCGCAGGGCGGGGCGCCTCGCAGGATTATCGGATCTCTTTGTGGACCGTGTGCCGCTGCAAGAAGGGGTTGTACTTCTTCAGCTCCAAACGGCTGGGCGTCTTCTGCTTGTTCTTGAATGTGGTGTAGCGAGACGGGGGCTTCCCCTCCTTGCGCGCCTCGGTACACTCCAGGGTGATCATGATGCGCACCCCTTTGCTCTTCTTCGCCATTCGATATTCCTCCATGCGGGTCCCGCGGGACCGAAGCGCCCGGCGATGGGCGCGGACATTCCCATGCGAAGTCCCGACCCCGGAGCCGGGACGATCACAGACCATACAGTATACACGATCGCCCCGGCGGCGCAAATGGGAAGGTGTGGGCCGATCGGGGACGCGCGCCGGGCCCACAACCCCCTAAAAACAAAGGCGTTGGCGTTGTCTGGCGTTCGCCGGGCGGGGAGGCGTGGAAGGGGAAGAATCCGCGGCCCGCTTTTTCCTGGCCTCGGTGCTCGCCGCTCTCTTAGGCTGGGGGCGAGACGGGAAGGAGGTGGACATGCACCGTTTCATGCGAGACGCCGCGTGCTTTCTCGGTGTCGGATTGCTGGTCGCCTGTTTTGCGGGGGGCGCGGCGGCGGACACGGCGGTGGACGAGGAGTATGAGAAACTCCTGAAGGAGAATCCGGAGGAGCACGCGCGCATCGAGGAGATCAACGACGCCTTGGGCGCCGACGAAGAATTGGAGGAGGGGTTCCTCGCCCTGCAGGACTCTCTGGCCGCCGACTCGGCGCTCGCCGCGGAAGAGGAGCGTTTCCTGGGCGCGATCGAAGAGGACCCGGAGATGGAGGCGCTTCTCGGCGATGTTGAGGAAGCGGCCGCGGCC
This window of the Candidatus Eisenbacteria bacterium genome carries:
- a CDS encoding HIT family protein; this encodes MAETIFTKILSGEIPCHKVYEDDLVLAFLDIFPLGEGHTLVIPKEPAETLDRLSDESAAAIGRVLPRIARAVMAETGVSAYNVLQNNLAEAHQEVPHVHFHIIPKPSAEKGLGIGWPKGKLDHGKGADLAKRIAKRLEGR
- the rpmG gene encoding 50S ribosomal protein L33 → MAKKSKGVRIMITLECTEARKEGKPPSRYTTFKNKQKTPSRLELKKYNPFLQRHTVHKEIR